Part of the Aerosakkonema funiforme FACHB-1375 genome, GGGACAAAGGTCTGTTTCACCCCGACCGACTGCCAGCGTTGTACAAGCGGAAGCAAACTATACATTAGGGGGAGGAGATCGGATTCGGATTGATGTGTTCGAGGAACCGCAACTCGGGGGAGAGTTACAAGTCCCGTTAGGTGGCCTCATCACGCTGCCATTGATTGGCGGGATCTCGATCCAGGGTTTGACGACAGAACAAGCATCTCGGGCGATCGAGCGTCGATACGCTCCCTACTTGAAACGTCCCGTTGTGACGGTAACGCTTTTGTCTGCTCGGCCTGTAAATGTTTTAGTTTCTGGAGAAGTGAATAACCCGGGTTCCTACTCCATTACGTTGGCGCAAGGACAAGGATACCAGTCTGGGGTGCAATACCCCACGGCCATCCAAGCAATCAAGCTAGCTGGGGGATTTACCCTAACGGCTGATATTCGTCGTATCCAGCTGCGTCGTCCGCAAACATCTAGTCGAGAAAGAACGATCGATATCGATTTTTGGAAATTTTTACAGGCAGGCGATCGGGGTCAAGACGCCATTTTGCGAGATGGAGACACGATTTTTGTTCCGACTGCGGCTAACCTGAGTGTAGGAGAAACAAGGCTGATCGCATCTGCGGGTTTAATCGGAGATCCAGAAAAAGCACGCACTGTAGCTGTGGTAGGGGAAGTTTTTCGACCGGGGAGCTACGTTGTAGTGGGAGGAGGCACAGCTGCTGAGCCAAGAAATCTGGGCTTGCCAACCGTCATCAGGGCTATTGAGCTGGCTGGGGGAATTACATCTTTAGCTGATATTCGCTCGATCGAGCTACGCCGCGCTACTAGAGCAGGTACGCAACAAATAATCAGTTTGAACCTCTGGCAACTCTTACAGACAGGAGATTTGCGACAAAATGCGATATTGCAAGATGGAGATACGATCGTTGTTCCCACAGCTACCGATGTCAACCCAGCAGAGGCAGAACAACTAGCTACGGCTAGTTTTGCTCCTGCTAATATTCAAGTGACTGTGATCGGAGAAGTGAAAACACCTGGGAGCTTAAGGGTAGCCCCCAACACTACCTTGAATCAGGCTTTGTTGGTAGCGGGAGGATTCAACAACGCTCGCGCTCATCGAGATACAGTTGAACTAATTCGCCTCAACAGTAATGGTAGTGTGTCTCGACGATCGGTACGTGTGGATATGTCCCAAGGAATTAACGAGCAAACTAATCCCCAACTTCGCAATAACGACGTTATTGTTGTAAGGCGCTCTGGTATAGCACGCATCGCTGACACGGTAGATACTGTTTTAACCCCTGCCACTAGGAGTAACCAATTATTCAATATTCCGCTGACAATCTTAGAGATTTTTAGACGATTGTAAAGCAGCCAACGCAATAAGGTTTACGCTATGATATGTTCGCGTGCTAGAGGATTAAAAATAAATACAAACTTTTTGGCAATATTAGTGATAAAAAATACATAGGAACCAAATGGATACCGAACCATACTATCAATCCTGGACAAAAAAAAATGGCAATCTGCCGCAATCGTTGCCGGCTAAATACAAAACCGAGTCGGAAAAAAGCGACGAAGAGAAATTGCTCAAGGATCTGAGTAAAATATTTGCGGCTGGGCGACGAAGGATTATTTTAATCGCTACAGTAGCGCTGGTAGTAACTGGTGCGATCGCTTACAAACTAAAGGATCAGCCTAAAAGTTATGAAGGTAGATTTGTGCTTTTAGTTGAGCCTGTAACGACCTCGGAAAATAAGTTAGTATCATTACTCTCGCAAACTGTAGGCGAACAAAATAGATTAACAATAGAAGATTTTACTTTGGATTACGAAACACAAATTCGGGTTTTGCGAAGCCCAAAATTGATGGTTCCAATCATAGAAAAAATTCAAGAAAAGTATCGCGGCGTTGATTACGATACACTGATGGAACAGTTAACAATAGAGCGGCCTATGAAAGAGAAGTCAGGGACGAGGCTCTTAAGTGTCAGTTACAAAGATAAAAATCCAGAAAAAGTACAATTTGTATTAGATAAATTAGCAGAAGCTTATTTAAAGTACAGTCTGAAAGATCGTCAAACAAAGCTACGCCAGGGTATTGAGTTTATTCAAGCTCAACTACCAGAACGCGAACAGAGAGTGAATATGCTGCAAGAACAACTGCAAAAACTGCGGCAACAATCAAACTTAATCGAACCCGGGAAAGTCAGCCAAACGTTGACCGAACACGCCCTTGCGCTTGAAAAAAAACGAGTAGATATTCAAGCAGAACTAGCTCAATCACGAGTCAACTACACTACCCATAAAAAACTGTTTGATGAAGGAAATATTGAGGCGCTACTGAGTGAAGACGAGGCCGCTTACACTCGATTACTATTACAGATTCACGATCTCAACACCGAAATTGCGGAAAAGTCAGCTCGATGGGGTGAGAAGCACCCAAGCTTAATCGCACTACGGGAAAAGCAGCAGGATTTAGTTAAACTTTCCCGTAAAGAAGCGGAAACTATTTTGGAGAAAGCCGCTGGGAAAATCCAAGAACTAGAGGCTAGCAACCAAATCATTATGCAAGCTGAAAATAATATAAGAAAACAAATGAAAGAGTTTCCAGCAGTGGCACGTAGGTATGCGGAATTAAATAGCGAATTAGAAGTTGCTACTGATGCTTTAAACAAGCTTTTAACTAAGTTAGATGCGCTACGGATAGATTCTGCTCAACAAGAATTACCTTGGGAATTAATTACTCCTCCTGAAATACCTCGGGACAAAGATGGCAATCCGCAAGCGGCTCCTGTAAATAAGAAAAACTACATTTTAGGGGCAGTTTTGGGATTGGTATTAGGGATTGGCTCTGCTGTTGTTGTAGAAATTTTTAATAATGTTTTCCACAGTCCGGAAGATGTTGAAGAGGAAACTAAACTACCAGTACTGGGAATAGTTCCTTTTGCAAAAGAAGCAAAAAGCTTCTCCAAAAATTCTGGAAAACTAGCTCGCATACCAATCATAGCTAATTTAAGCAAACAGGCTGGTAAGTATCTTGTCATTTCTAAAAATGCTAAACCCCAAGGATATATTTCTTCTCCTTTATTAGAAGCATTCCGCTCTCTGTATACCAATATTCGTTTGCTGAGTCCCGATAAACCGATCCAATCTTTAATAATCGGTTCTGCTACACCTGGAGATGGTAAATCTACGGTTGCGGTATACTTGGCCCAGACAGCAGCTGCGATCGGTCAGCGGGTATTGCTGGTGGACGCGGATTTGCGCCGTCCCAAGATTCACAAAAAGTTGGGTTTACCGAACGTGCGAGGACTGAGCGAAGTAATTTCTTCAGATATAGGATTGAATGAGGTAATCCAGCGATCGCCTTCTCAGGAAAATCTCTTTGTGCTGACTGCTGGCTCAATTCCGCCAGACCCAATTAAAGAACTTTCTTCTGAAAAGATGCGGCATTTAATGGAGCAATTTCAAGCCTTTTTCGACTTGGTTATTTATGATACTCCCCCTGTGGTCGGTTTGGCAGACGCTAACCTCTTAGCTGCCTATACCGATGGGCTTGTCATGGTGATCGGGCTGGAAAAGACAGACCGCTTCATGGCTATCAAAGCCCTAGATGGATTAAATATCGCGGGTGCTGCTGTCTTGGGTGTGGTCGCTAATGGTGTTAAAGGTTACAAAACTAAAGTCTATAAGGCTTATCAGCGAATTTAGTAATTTCTCACGACAAAAGTCGCTTCGGTGTCCCCCACTCAGAAACCCCTCTCTCAGAAAACTAGAGGGGCCTCCTATTTTATTTCACTTTTCCATAAGGGCATTTTGCTGGTTATATCTCGGAGCGAGATAGTCAATTATGTTTTTCGGCATCTGACGACTAAGACTGATTAGTTTATGCTCGCTCTACCGACTTTATCGTCGTTAGCGAGTTCTCGCTCAGCCTTTTTCTACAGCTTATCAACACTGCTTATCCCCCTTTGTGCAAAAACTTTACATTTCTATTAAAAACTTTTTATAGCTAAATGAAACGAAAGAGCATCCTTAAACAAAAATAAATAATAGTGATAGAAAAACTTATAACATGGCAAACATAGGTATAGCTCTGCTAAGCATTTATGACATCCGCTTGGTATTCCTTTCCACTCTCATTGCAATTGTTGCCTCTTATACAGCACTAGAACGGTCTTTTCAACTAACGGTAGCGGTAGCGCTTGCCCGTCAGATGTGGCTGGGTGGTGCGATCGCTCTTTTAATCGGCATTTGGTCTATGCACTTCGTTGCTGGGGGATCTTACCAATTACCAATGTGGATCGCCTACGACCCTAAAATCATCTTTGTCTTGATGGTAGTAGTAATTGTGGCATCAGTATCTGCGTTAAGAGTGACCAGCTTCAACGAGAAAAGTTCGGACAAGCTATGTTTTGGCTTCATTGGGATGAGTGTAGCGATTGCTACCATATGTTATGGGTGTATGGCTGTAAAGCAAATCGATGCAGTTGGACGCTTCGATCCAAAATTCGTGGCATTATCCGCAATCGCTTGTCTAGCGTCTGCGGTCGGTCTGTGGCTGCTATTCCATACTGGTAGAGAAGCCGTGGCAAAGCGCGATCGCTACCTCGCGGCTTTGCTAGAAGTAGAACGCAGATTATCGGCTTTTGACGACAACATTAACTTTTATGTACAAATTTTAGAACTCTTGGGACAAGCTTCCGGTGCAAGCCACATTTACTTATTCGAGAACGATCGCAATGTCAAGGGCTGTCTGGGGATGCGCCAGTGTGCTGAGTGGTGCTACCCCAGTGTGGAGCTAAAAATCGATCGTCCTATACTTCAAAACCTTTCTGATGAAGACTTTTTTCTTCGATGGGCGCATTTGTTAGCAGAGGGCGAAATTATTGCAGGTACAATCACAGAATTTCCAGATTCAGAACGTCTGTTTCTAGAAGATCGAAACATACTTTCTTTACTCGTTTTGCCAATTGTAGTCAATAGTAATTTGTTTGGATTTATCGTTTGTGCTAACTGTGTCGAAGCACGCGCATGGAATTCCTCCGAAGTAAACTTTTTGCGTGCAGTAGCGACGGCAATTTCCCACGCGCTAGAGGGTGCAATAGCCCAGTCAGATCTAAAAAAAACAAAAGCAGAATTAGAAATTGAAGTTTTGCAGCACACAGCCTCCTTAAAAAGTGCGAACGATCGACTGCAAAGGGAGATTGCGGAACACCAGCGAACCGAACAGGAATTAGAAAAATCCCTATCTCTACTTTGCGCCACACTCGAATCTACTGCGGATGCTATTATCGCAGTAGATGAACAGGGAAAAATAATCATTTATAATCAGAAGTTTATCGAAATGTGGCAAATACCCACATCTGCGATCGGCTCTTTTCTCGACGAGCAACTGCTAGCTTATATGACAAATCAACTAGCAGAAACCGAAAATTTTGTTGAAAAAATTAGAGAATTGTTCGCGCAATCGACAGCAGAATCTAGGGACTTCATAAAATTTAAAGATGGTCGAATTTTTGAGCGCTATTCGCAGCCGCAGATTGTAGGCAAAAAGATAGTAGGCAGAGTATTTAGCTTCCGCGATGTTACTCTTCACCGAGAGGCAGAAGAAAAAATTCGCTATCAAGCCACCCACGATCTCCTGACAGCGTTACCCAATCGGATGCTATTCAACGATCGCCTTTCGGTATGCTTAGCAGCTTCCCATCGGACGGGAGATATGTTGGCTGTGATGTTTCTAGATTTAGATCGCTTTAAGGCTATCAACGATACCTTGGGTCATGCGATGGGCGATCGCTTGTTACAAGAAGTGGCACATAGGCTAAGCGGCTGTCTGCGACAATGCGATACCATTGCCCGTTGGGAAGGTGATGAATTTACCCTGCTATTACCCCAAATCAGATATGTAGAAGATGCTGTGAAAATCGCCCAAAGAATTTTGGCAGCCTTAAAACCAACCTTTTATATCAACGGTCATCAATTGCACATAAGCAGCAGTATCGGCATAGCCTTTTATCCTAATGACGGTGAAGATGCGGAAACACTGATCAAAAATGCAGATGTGGCACTATGTCGTGCGAAAGAGCAAGGGCGCAATACATACTGCATATATACTCCGGCAATCAATTCCAGAACTTCTGAATTGTTAATTATCGAAAACAGTCTGCACCGCGCCTTAGAACGGGGAGAATTTGTCGTCTACTACCAACCTCAAGTTAATACGATCGCAGGGGAAATCATCCAAATGGAAGCCCTGATCCGCTGGCAACACCCTACTCTTGGGTTTATCTCCCCTGCCACATTTATTCCCCTCGCAGAGGAAACTGGGCTAATCGTACCTATTGGCGAATGGGTTTTAAGAACTGCCTGTAGGCAAAATAAAGCTTGGCAAGATGCTGGTTTACCGCCTATACGCATAGGAGTCAACCTTTCAGCCCGACAATTTCAGCAACCAAATTTGGTAGAAATGGTAGCGCAGATTTTGTCCGATACAGGTTTAAATCCGCAGTTTTTGGAATTAGAAATTACTGAAAGTATTGCTATGCAGAATGCCGAGTTAACCCGTTCAATTTTGATGGAATTCGAGCGGATGGGAGTGGGGATAGCAATGGATGATTTTGGGACGGGATACTCTTCCTTGGGCTATCTCAAAAAATTCCCATTTCACACGTTAAAAATTGACCAATCTTTTGTAAGGGATTTAATCACAAACCCCAATGATGTCGCTATCATTACGGCGATTATTGCTTTGGGGCAAGGGCTCAATCTCAAAGTAGTAGCAGAAGGAGTCGAAACAGAACAATTGAAAGAGCTTTTACACACTCTTGAATGCCAACATATGCAGGGATACTTTTTCAGTCGTCCCTTACCAGCTTCAGATGCCACTAAGTTAATGGGGCAAGCTAGAAAGAAGGATTTAGTTAAGCTTTCTTGTCTTGCAGGTGTTTCCTGCTGCACTAATTAATGGATGATGGGATGTGCAATGTCTCTACATTGCCACAGCAAACACGCTACGCTAACATTAGTAGCCGATGTTGAAAAACTGGCGAACCATGTCCAAGTGTCAAATGTACTGTTTCAGGGCAGATTACCAAAGCTCTATTCACTTTGATGAGCGCACTGTACCGGATTGGCTGCGTCTAGAGGCGGATTGGCAAGGATATAAACTATTAACCCTTCCAGAGGTCGCTGATGTGGCAAGGGTGCTGGGCGCTCTTAGTATAGAAGACTCTGCCGATGAATGGATATCCCATTTAGAAAGCTTGGGGTTGAAAGGCGTTCAGCAAGTTACTTGCGAGGAGTGGTTTGAAGACAGAAGATATTGTTGATCTACCTACTCGCTTTGGTAGTTTTTGTTGCTCTGTTTTGACTGAATGACCCCAACGTCTGAAATGTTAGTTTCCGTTCTCGTTGCTTTCTACTGCTTGCAAATATTTTTCAAATCCCATACGTTGTTCGGCATTATGCAGAAAGTAGCCGCTCATCATTGCAGAAGCCAAAAGCCGACCGAGATTTTCCCGCGTTGTGGTAATTGTTACGTCGAAGTGTTCGTGAGGTAAACCTCCTAACATTCCGACAAGGTTGCGTTCTATTACCTGAACTGCTTCCGGAGAGGGTTTGGAGAGGTGGGCGATCGTCTCTGGATTGAGAGATTGGACGTATTGCCACAGCAAGTTGCTGCCTTCACTTTGGTTGCCAAAGAATTCTGAAGATCGGTTTGAGAGATTATTCATAGTATTAACAGCCAATTTGTAGAGTTTTTTAGCTTTCTACAAACTAATGTAACAGAGGCAAGAGATGGTGTTCGCTGAGGCCAACCGAACGGTAGGTACGGATTTTCCTACTTTCGTTAATCTGCCACTTTCATCGTAGTTTTTCACACAAGGGGGGAATGTATCACCGATCGAGTAGGGTTTTCCCCAATGACTGAATTTTGCATTGGGGAGATTATGAAATCAAGGAGAAGTCGATCGAGTTTTTGCTTCTACCTAGAGATAAGTTAGAAACGACGACACGATGCGATCGCACGATTGGGAAGTGCGATCGCGTGTTATTTTTGGGGATATAATTACTTTGTTAGCAGTTTTGACTAACAAATTTCATGTTAAGCTAAATCTTAATTAATTTCAACTAAGATACGCACACAACCCAATGGTCATCAAATGGCGCTTGGCTGCTGTCATGGCAGACCGAGAAATGGACTACCGAGAAGTGGCGCGTCGGGCTGGTCTTCACCACGTCACTGTGAATAAACTGAAAAACAGCTACGAGATGCCTCCCCGTCTAGACCGTACTACGCTAGAAAAGCTTTGTATGGTACTCAATTGCCAGCCTTCTGACCTGTTGCGCTACGTCCCAAGTGAAGAGACGAGTTCCAATAAAGCTAGCTGATGTAGAGGTAACTCTACTGGAAAAACTCAAATTAAGGAAAAAATAGTATGAAACGCGAGACGATCGAGCTTTTATCCAGCCGGGAGATCGAAAAAATGCGTCAGGCTGGCCAATTCGCTGCCGAACTCCTCAATTTTCTCGAACCGATGGTAAAACCGGGGGTAAGCACGCTACAAATCAATGATGAGGCAGAACGCTGGACTAGGGCTCGTGGGGCCAAAAGTGCGCCCCTTGGCTACAGGGGATTTCCTAAATCTATCTGCACCAGCATTAACGAAGTAGTATGCCACGGTATTCCTAACGCTAAGCAAATTCTCAAAGAGGGCGACATCATTAATATAGATGTGACGCCTCTCGTTGACGGCTATCACGGCGATACTTCCAAAACTTTCTTTGTCGGTACGCCTTCACCGAAAGCGCAAAAGTTGGTGGAGGTGACGCAAGAGAGTATGATGCGAGGTATTGCAGAAGTCAAACCTGGGGCGCGTGTCGGCGATATCGGTGCTGCTATTCAAGAATACGCGGAAGCTCAAGGTTTTTCTGTGGTGAGAGATTTTGCCGGACATGGGGTTCACCGCATTTTTCATACTGCACCTGAGATTCTCCATTACGGTATCTGGGGGACAGGTTTGCGTTTGAAACCGGGTATGGTTTTTACGATCGAACCTATGATTAATGAGGGTTCGTGGGAAGTTGAAATCCTTAAAGATGGTTGGACTGCTGTGACGAAGGATCGAAAACTTTCTGCCCAATTTGAGCATACGGTGGTTGTAACTGAGTCAGGTGTCGATATCCTGACTTTACCGCCAGAAAATAGTAACTGAAATCTACATTAATTTATCGAGAAAGCGATCGCCTAATTTAGCTTAATTAAAAAGGGCGATCGCTTTGAACTAATTTACTCGCCATTCATCGCTCGGCGACTATCTAAACGCGCTAAACTGTTGAGTAAGGATTTAGTAAAATTATTTGAGTGCGATCGCATCGCTAAAAAAATATGCAAATAACACAACGGCGATACTACACGCCAGAGGAATATCTGGAACTAGAAGAGGCTGCTGACTCCAAAAACGAATATATTGATGGAGAAATCATTCCTATGGCAGGTGGATCTGCAAATCACAATCGGTTATCAGGTAATTTCTACGCTGCTTTGAACTTTGCTTTCAGACAGCAGGATTACGAAGCTTTCACAAGTGATATGCGTCTGTGGATACCCAAAAGGCGGATGTATACATATCCAGACGTGATGATTGTGGCGGGTGAACCGGAGTATTTCAACAACCGTACAGATATTCTTGTCAATCCCCAAGTTATTGTAGAAGTTTTATCGCCATCGACCAAGGGATACGATCGCGAAAAGAAATTTGAGGCTTACCGGACAATCGAAACATTACAAGAATATCTTTTAATTGACCAAAACAAGATTCGTGTCGAGCAGTTTTCTAAAGCAGGGAAAAAGCGATGGTCGTTTTATGAATATGATGAGGAAGATGAGGCGATCGCTCTGACTTCAGTTTCTTTTCAGATTGCGCTGGTGGATTTGTATAATAAGGTAAAGTTTGAAGTTGTTGAGTCAGAGGGCGATGCTGCTGATGCTGAGGAATTGGGTTGAAGAATGCGATCGATCGTTTTGAGTAATGTTACCTGTCGCGATCGCAACTGAACTACAGTAGAATTATACTTTGGCTTAAAGAAGCAACTGCCTATGCACTAGCGCCCAATGGAGGCTTATCTTATGGCAACTATCAAAACAGATATTTTAATTCAAGATTCGCTCTATAAAGAGGCAGATGCCTTAGCAAATGAAATGCAAATTTCTCAAAATGACTTATTTGCTCTAGCGATAGAAGATTATTTGCGTCGCTATCGCGCTCGAAAACTGTTACAAAGCATTAATGAGGCGTATGCTGACGATTTGGATTTATCAGAGCAAGCTATGTTAGAAGGAATGCGTCGCCACCAACGACAGTTGGCAGAAGAGGAATGGTAATTCGTCAGGGAGATATTTACTGGATTGATTTAGGACAGCCAATGGGATCGGAACCAGCTTATATCCGTCCTTATGTGGTGATTCAAAACGATGTGTTAAACTCTTCTCAAATCAGAACTGTAATTGTTTGTGCGTTAACTACTAACCTGCGAAGAGCAGGAGCAATAGGTAACGTGCTGCTTGAACTAGGAGAAGCCGATTTGCCGGAATAAAGCGTAGTTAATATTTCTCAAGTATTTACAGTAGACAAAGCTATTTTAAATGACAAAATTGGTACGCTTTCTAGGCAAAAATTTCGACAAATATGAGCGGGTTTAGCGCTGGTAACTGAACCACAGGATATAGATTAAATAGGTGAATATGTTCTGCTGTTGGAATAATCTTTTCTATCAACTATCTACATTTGTAAACTTACACAATACAAACCGATCCGATAAAGCTATGATAGCCAAAGAACTCCTAACTGTTAGATAGTGCCATCTAAGCTGGCACAAACCCGATGAAAGCCGATCGTACACAAACCCCATCACATACATCGCCCACCTTTAAACGTCCAGAAATACTCGCCCCAGCGGGTAATTGGGATTGTGCTAAAGCTGCCATCGAAAATGGCGCAGATGCTATCTATTTCGGTTTAGATCGGTTTAATGCCAGGATGCGGGCGCAAAATTTTACCGAAGCAGATTTGCCGAAATTGATGAGATTTTTGCACCGTCGAGGTGTGAAAGGTTATGTCACTCTCAATACGCTGATTTTTCCTAAAGAACTAGCAGAAGCACAACAGTATCTCCGTACAATTATTGCAGCGGGAGTAGATGCGGTAATTGTGCAGGATGTGGGAATTTGTCGCCTCATTCGTCACCTTTCTCCTGATTTTCCCATTCATGCTTCTACGCAGATGACTGTCACCAGTCCGGCGGGGGTAGAATTTGCTAAATCTCTCGGTTGTCAGTTGGTGGTACTCGCTCGCGAATGCTCTCTGAAAGAAATTAACAAAATTCAGCAGCAAATTGCGGAAAAAAACGCATCTTTACCTCTGGAAGTGTTTGTTCACGGTGCTTTGTGTGTCGCTTATTCGGGTCAGTGTTTGACGAGTGAAGCGCTGGGGGGACGTTCGGCAAATCGAGGGGAATGCGCCCAAGCTTGTCGGATGACTTATGAGTTAATTGCTGATGGGAAAACGGTAGATTTGGGAGATCGAAAATATCTTCTCAGTCCGCAAGATTTAGCAGGGTTAGAAGTTTTGCCAGAGTTGGTAAAGACAGGCGTAAGTTCTCTCAAAATTGAAGGTCGTCTGAAAACGCCGGAGTATGTTGCTAATGTTACTCGCGTTTATCGAGAAGCACTCGATCGCATTATGGCGGAGTTAGAAAAACCTCACCCCCTCACCTCCTTTCCTACGAGGGAAGGGGGAACTCAAACTCCCTTTATAAATGAGGAACGCTACAACTTAGAAATGGCATTTTCTCGCGGACTCCATACAGGATGGTTTCGCGGAATTAACAATCAAGAACTCGTTCATGCGCGTTTCGGGAAAAAGCGGGGAGTTTATCTGGGCGAAGTTACCCGCATCCGCAACGAACAGGTAACCGTGCGACTGTCAGCGCCGATCGAACCGGGTGATGGTGTCGTTTTTGACTGCGGTCGTCCGGAAGCGCAGGAAGAAGGCGGTCGCGTTTATGGGGTGGAACTGCGCGGTCAAGATGCGGTGCTGACTTTTGGGCGGGGCGATTTGAACTGGCGACGAATTCATGTGGGCGATAAAATTTGGAAAACTAGCGATCCAAAACTCGATCGCCAATTGCGTCAGAGTTTTGCTGGCGATACTCCCCAATTTCAGCGTCCGATCGATTTGGAAATATATGGCGAAGTCGGTCAACCTCTAATTGCGATCGCTCGCGATGAACTGGGTCATATCGTGGAGGTGGAATCCTCCATACCTCTGGTGGAAGCGCACACCAAACCCCTCACAACAGAGCGTT contains:
- a CDS encoding Uma2 family endonuclease, whose translation is MQITQRRYYTPEEYLELEEAADSKNEYIDGEIIPMAGGSANHNRLSGNFYAALNFAFRQQDYEAFTSDMRLWIPKRRMYTYPDVMIVAGEPEYFNNRTDILVNPQVIVEVLSPSTKGYDREKKFEAYRTIETLQEYLLIDQNKIRVEQFSKAGKKRWSFYEYDEEDEAIALTSVSFQIALVDLYNKVKFEVVESEGDAADAEELG
- a CDS encoding GumC family protein yields the protein MDTEPYYQSWTKKNGNLPQSLPAKYKTESEKSDEEKLLKDLSKIFAAGRRRIILIATVALVVTGAIAYKLKDQPKSYEGRFVLLVEPVTTSENKLVSLLSQTVGEQNRLTIEDFTLDYETQIRVLRSPKLMVPIIEKIQEKYRGVDYDTLMEQLTIERPMKEKSGTRLLSVSYKDKNPEKVQFVLDKLAEAYLKYSLKDRQTKLRQGIEFIQAQLPEREQRVNMLQEQLQKLRQQSNLIEPGKVSQTLTEHALALEKKRVDIQAELAQSRVNYTTHKKLFDEGNIEALLSEDEAAYTRLLLQIHDLNTEIAEKSARWGEKHPSLIALREKQQDLVKLSRKEAETILEKAAGKIQELEASNQIIMQAENNIRKQMKEFPAVARRYAELNSELEVATDALNKLLTKLDALRIDSAQQELPWELITPPEIPRDKDGNPQAAPVNKKNYILGAVLGLVLGIGSAVVVEIFNNVFHSPEDVEEETKLPVLGIVPFAKEAKSFSKNSGKLARIPIIANLSKQAGKYLVISKNAKPQGYISSPLLEAFRSLYTNIRLLSPDKPIQSLIIGSATPGDGKSTVAVYLAQTAAAIGQRVLLVDADLRRPKIHKKLGLPNVRGLSEVISSDIGLNEVIQRSPSQENLFVLTAGSIPPDPIKELSSEKMRHLMEQFQAFFDLVIYDTPPVVGLADANLLAAYTDGLVMVIGLEKTDRFMAIKALDGLNIAGAAVLGVVANGVKGYKTKVYKAYQRI
- a CDS encoding EAL domain-containing protein — its product is MANIGIALLSIYDIRLVFLSTLIAIVASYTALERSFQLTVAVALARQMWLGGAIALLIGIWSMHFVAGGSYQLPMWIAYDPKIIFVLMVVVIVASVSALRVTSFNEKSSDKLCFGFIGMSVAIATICYGCMAVKQIDAVGRFDPKFVALSAIACLASAVGLWLLFHTGREAVAKRDRYLAALLEVERRLSAFDDNINFYVQILELLGQASGASHIYLFENDRNVKGCLGMRQCAEWCYPSVELKIDRPILQNLSDEDFFLRWAHLLAEGEIIAGTITEFPDSERLFLEDRNILSLLVLPIVVNSNLFGFIVCANCVEARAWNSSEVNFLRAVATAISHALEGAIAQSDLKKTKAELEIEVLQHTASLKSANDRLQREIAEHQRTEQELEKSLSLLCATLESTADAIIAVDEQGKIIIYNQKFIEMWQIPTSAIGSFLDEQLLAYMTNQLAETENFVEKIRELFAQSTAESRDFIKFKDGRIFERYSQPQIVGKKIVGRVFSFRDVTLHREAEEKIRYQATHDLLTALPNRMLFNDRLSVCLAASHRTGDMLAVMFLDLDRFKAINDTLGHAMGDRLLQEVAHRLSGCLRQCDTIARWEGDEFTLLLPQIRYVEDAVKIAQRILAALKPTFYINGHQLHISSSIGIAFYPNDGEDAETLIKNADVALCRAKEQGRNTYCIYTPAINSRTSELLIIENSLHRALERGEFVVYYQPQVNTIAGEIIQMEALIRWQHPTLGFISPATFIPLAEETGLIVPIGEWVLRTACRQNKAWQDAGLPPIRIGVNLSARQFQQPNLVEMVAQILSDTGLNPQFLELEITESIAMQNAELTRSILMEFERMGVGIAMDDFGTGYSSLGYLKKFPFHTLKIDQSFVRDLITNPNDVAIITAIIALGQGLNLKVVAEGVETEQLKELLHTLECQHMQGYFFSRPLPASDATKLMGQARKKDLVKLSCLAGVSCCTN
- a CDS encoding helix-turn-helix domain-containing protein; translation: MVIKWRLAAVMADREMDYREVARRAGLHHVTVNKLKNSYEMPPRLDRTTLEKLCMVLNCQPSDLLRYVPSEETSSNKAS
- a CDS encoding SLBB domain-containing protein — translated: MFVIFCYKQLIYPLTAMTLLASITIAVTYPSQAQRPRGQRSVSPRPTASVVQAEANYTLGGGDRIRIDVFEEPQLGGELQVPLGGLITLPLIGGISIQGLTTEQASRAIERRYAPYLKRPVVTVTLLSARPVNVLVSGEVNNPGSYSITLAQGQGYQSGVQYPTAIQAIKLAGGFTLTADIRRIQLRRPQTSSRERTIDIDFWKFLQAGDRGQDAILRDGDTIFVPTAANLSVGETRLIASAGLIGDPEKARTVAVVGEVFRPGSYVVVGGGTAAEPRNLGLPTVIRAIELAGGITSLADIRSIELRRATRAGTQQIISLNLWQLLQTGDLRQNAILQDGDTIVVPTATDVNPAEAEQLATASFAPANIQVTVIGEVKTPGSLRVAPNTTLNQALLVAGGFNNARAHRDTVELIRLNSNGSVSRRSVRVDMSQGINEQTNPQLRNNDVIVVRRSGIARIADTVDTVLTPATRSNQLFNIPLTILEIFRRL
- a CDS encoding DUF760 domain-containing protein, with translation MNNLSNRSSEFFGNQSEGSNLLWQYVQSLNPETIAHLSKPSPEAVQVIERNLVGMLGGLPHEHFDVTITTTRENLGRLLASAMMSGYFLHNAEQRMGFEKYLQAVESNENGN
- the map gene encoding type I methionyl aminopeptidase, whose protein sequence is MKRETIELLSSREIEKMRQAGQFAAELLNFLEPMVKPGVSTLQINDEAERWTRARGAKSAPLGYRGFPKSICTSINEVVCHGIPNAKQILKEGDIINIDVTPLVDGYHGDTSKTFFVGTPSPKAQKLVEVTQESMMRGIAEVKPGARVGDIGAAIQEYAEAQGFSVVRDFAGHGVHRIFHTAPEILHYGIWGTGLRLKPGMVFTIEPMINEGSWEVEILKDGWTAVTKDRKLSAQFEHTVVVTESGVDILTLPPENSN